A part of Emys orbicularis isolate rEmyOrb1 chromosome 13, rEmyOrb1.hap1, whole genome shotgun sequence genomic DNA contains:
- the LOC135888197 gene encoding olfactory receptor 5V1-like, whose protein sequence is MRNLTWQNRSSVSEFILLGFSSQPGMQMLLFSVFLAIYLAILFGNSLIFALIRINSHLHMPMYFFLANLSFLDISYTTTTVPQMLLHLLSKKKSISYTGCIIQMYIFLFLGITECILYAVMAYDRYVAICHPLHYTLIMSRSICVKMAASSWVGGFFFAMVHTGVTMRLPYCGPDEINHFFCEVPAIFKLACADTWVTEVVLFVMGVILLMTLVFLILVSYVFILAASLRISSAEGRFKAFSTCTAHITMVTLFYGAAMFMYIRPVSSYSPERDKYFSLFYSVVSALLNPLIYSLRNKDVKGALVKLMGKK, encoded by the coding sequence ATGAGAAATCTTACATGGCAGAACAGAAGCTCCGTGTCAGAGTTCATCCTGCTGGGATTCTCCAGCCAGCCCGGGATGCAGATGCTGCTCTTTTCAGTCTTCCTGGCCATCTACTTAGCCATCCTCTTTGGGAACAGCCTCATCTTTGCCCTTATCAGGATCAACTCTCATCTCCACATGcccatgtactttttcctggCCAACCTCTCTTTCCTGGACATCAGCTACACCACCACCACTGTGCCGCAGATgctgctccacctcctctccaAAAAGAAGAGCATCTCTTACACAGGTTGCATCATCCAGATGTACATCTTCCTCTTCCTGGGGATAACTGAGTGCATCCTCTATGCTGTGATGGCCTATGACCGGTACGTGGCCATTTGCCACCCGCTGCACTACACCCTCATCATGAGCAGGTCGATCTGTGTCAAGATGGCCGCCAGCTCTTGGGTGGGTGGTTTCTTCTTTGCCATGGTGCACACTGGCGTCACCATGAGGCTGCCCTACTGTGGCCCAGATGAGATCAACCACTTCTTCTGTGAGGTGCCAGCCATTTTTAAGCTGGCTTGTGCAGACACATGGGTCACTGAGGTGGTGCTTTTCGTGATGGGGGTGATACTGCTCATGACCCTGGTCTTCTTGATCCTGGTTTCTTACGTGTTCATCCTAGCGGCCAGCTTGAGGATCTCCTCAGCGGAGGGGAGGTTCAAGGCCTTCTCCACGTGCACTGCGCACATCACCATGGTTACACTCTTCTATGGTGCTGCCATGTTCATGTACATACGTCCTGTCTCCAGCTACTCACCCGAGAGGGACAAATACTTCTCTTTGTTTTACAGTGTGGTGTCTGCCCTCCTGAATCctctcatctacagcctgagaaacaaggatGTCAAAGGAGCTCTGGTCAAATTGATGGGTAAAAAATGA